The sequence TTTTACTGAGTGTAAAAGGAAATCATGACatgaaagaaatttcattttgggtgtaCTGGAACTTAAAATGCTTGTTGCAGTCAGAGGTGCAGGGGAAGCAGAAAGCCGCAGAGAGACATGAAGAAGATTTCATTAAAGATCTAGAGAACCGAACTGAGAAATATTGAGCTAGAGCAGATCTCACAAACTGAACATCATCTCCAACTCGTACATGTCACTGGAGCAGATTCTTTCATATATAAGGAGACTTCACGACGTTCTTAGCTGAATTTACATTTGCATCTTTAAGCTtttagcaaatgcttttatcgTATAAGTTTGTGTGTTCTACATGCTAAAGTAACACATGACGTAGATATTAATGTAGAAAGCAGAGCTTAGAAAACATGAATGAGAAGTGCTTCAGGCTGGGTTGTGGCTAGACGGGATACAgctacctccactgggcatgcgcacgtCAATACCGCATGTGGTCACGCTGACAAAAGtgaattgcttttttattattgtaacgTTAGGTTTAAGGTTTTGGTAATCGTtatctaatgtaatttattgtaattgtatGGCGTAAATTTGCATCACTTCCGGctgtagctgtatcccttctagccacaAAATCAGGTGTCCGTTTTATGAGATATGTCCGTTTTCACGTGTCCGCTCTAAGCTCCTCCCACACGCGGCTACTCCCGCCAATCGGTCGCCTCCAGCCGCAGGTGTCAAACTCACTGGAGTCACGCGCTGGAGTCAGACAGCATCAGTTTCAGAAGTTCGTCGGACTGAAAGGGCATCAACATTGCTGCCAGTGGTTGAATATTACgaagattttttgttttgtcggTATTGTTTGCTCCGTCTTCTTATATGGCAGATCTACTATAACAATGTGTACAAAATATACACGTTCTCAAAAGAGAATTTCAATTTGTTGTACCCGATCTGAtctaaaataatatcaaaattgCTGTTATTGGCACACTTTGTTGAAAAATAATgccttcacaaaaaaaaatgagacAGAAACGGAGAGAGAACCACCGAAGAGATGCTTCTGAAGTCAGTTCATCAATGCAAATGTGGATTGAAAGCTTCAGCAAGACACCAGGTAAatcaacatttcaaatttaGCTGACAGTTTGTATAGTAACCTACATTATCCATTATTGTCTATTTTCTAAGTTGATACCAGTAATCTATAATGGTATatcatataatatttataatagatTTTTAGACCATATGGCAGGACTGaacataaatgaatgtaaatgaccTAAAAGAGTTACCATTAGCTTAGTATAGATTTATGCTGCCTAATATTAAATTCAGTGTCTAAAATGATGCGTAATTGTGATATTCTAACAAAACATCTATGAAGTCTGAAATGTTGAAGAGCGTGTGCTGTCTTCTGCACTAACATGTAGTGATCCCATTTTAGTTACGGCCACTGCCCCTTAAAAACGTCTGTGCACAGCCCTGACCTAATATATTTATCTCCAgttcctttaaaatatattttaaatgtgctcTAGGAGCCAGAATCACTGTAATGACTTTGTTTCCACAAAACTTTATGGGTGGCACTGTCTTATGAATAGACTGAACTTCTTGATTTTCAGGTGTGTGTGACAATACCTGTAGCATCACTGTAGCAACGAGAGAAGGTCAAACTAACACACATTGTCCGGAAcagttttataatgttatttgttAAGCAGAGTGTGTGATCTTCTTTAATTAATAAgcaaaatgctgttttattcTTCTGTTCACACTTGAATGGAAATGCTCTTTTCAAATgtgatttgtaaatatttgatctTTCAAATCTCTTCTCATATTTGTCTTGATCATGTGAgattcatgtgtgtttgtacacTCATAATCACTGTAGTGCCTTTGTTTGCAAATGATGAAAACGAGTTTGGCGacaaatttgttttgaaattgaACGATGCTTTGGGCAGTGGGTGATGGATGAAAACGTCTCCTAAGAGTAATTATTGGGTGTTTGTTTGCCATTCAGTGAAGTAAAGGGGAGGGTAACTGCCTGAAATAGACTAAAACTTCTGGTTTATAGGTATGTGAAAACACTTGAACAATTCCTGTAGCGACAAAAGAATGTGAAACTCTTGATAAACATTGAGATTGATGCATTAAACTACTGAAGTATTTAAACAACATAATCTTCAGGTATTTTAAGAGTGAACACAGTTGATCTTTTCTCGCAGGCAAGTCACAGAAATCTAACACAGATTGTACTCCACAGATTTATAGTATCAGTGCTTGAGTTAGTAGATTATATGTAAATCTGGAGAAAGTTggacaataaacaatttaaatttgTTATTTGATTGTAAATTTGATATTTGGTGGAATTTTGTCACACGAACCAAAGAAACAGGAAGTTTATGAAGtttatgtttatcattttaagaCAAACCTTCAGATAACCTTTTGCAGGTTCTGCAGTTCATAGTTTACTTTTTAgtaactttaaatttaaaaactaaCATTTTCACCACAGTGAAGAGACAATTTATATGTCTATGGAATAATGTTGAccataaaagtattttactgtGTTATAACAATAAGGAACTTTCATAATTTCTCTTTGCAGTGATGTCATCCTCCAGTGATCCAGTGACTGAGCGACTTCTGTGTTCAAtctgtctggatgtgttcagTGATCCAGTCAGCACTCCATGTGGACACAACTTCTGTAAGATCTGTCTGAACACACACTGGGACAACAGTCAATACCGGAGATGTCCAAACTGTAATGAAACATTCAAGCAGAGACCTGATCTCAAGATAAATACAACACTCAGAGATCTTGTGGATGAACATAAGAGGAAATCTCATGAAGAACAACCTGCAGCTGAAGTTGTGTGTGATATCTGTACTGAAGGAAAGCTGAAGGCTGTGAAGTCGTGTCTGGTGTGTCAGAGCTCTTACTGTGAAACTCACCTGGAGTCTCATTTGAGAGTGTCAGgattacagaaacacaaactgattGATCCTGTGAAGAATCTGCAGGATTATATATGTCAGAAACATGGAAGACCTCTGGAGCTCTTCTGTAGAGATgatcacacatgtgtgtgtctgtcctgCACTGATGGAGATCACAAGAATCACAACACTGTTCCTATAGAAGAGGAGACTGAAGAAAAGAAGGTGAGAATTACTAAAAAAATGTTCACTCATAAACAATCACCCTTATGAAAATAGTTGTGACATAAATAGACCAGATTTGATAATCACTGTAGAGaggaacattgttttttattatattcttaTTGCAGATTATTGTATGTTTGATTTCTGTAAAAGGAAATCATTCAACTGCGAAAATACTCAGTTGATTAGTTATGTTATTATGTCCatgttacatttctgtgttttcaatAGATTCAGTTGttaaagacacagacagacatgcaGCAGATGATCCATGACAGAATCAAGAAGATTTATGATATCAAACATTCAACAGACCTCAGAAGAGTGAGTTTAAAAACTATTGAAGAAGTTCAATGTTTAATCAATAATTTtgatcatgttttcatttttctttgtaatgtTGTCAGTCTGAACTGCTGGAGATGATGGAGGAGAAGCAGAAAGCAGCAGAGAAACATGATGAAGATGTCATTAAAGATCTGGAGCAGGagatcactgaactgaagaagagaaacattgaGCTGGAGCAGATCTCACACACTGAACATCATCTCCAACTCATACAGGTCACTACATCTCTCTCATCAATCATACAGTATAACATGTCATTTGATTTCTGAGGAGTTCTAagctaaatatacatttacatatttatatttttatgatacTGATTTATATCCGTTTGTGTGTTCTATGTTCAAGcaacaaaagtgtttcaggTTTTCTTGAAAGATCAGATTTTTCTATTTAGATTTTATCTTGGCAAGTCTCCgcacagtttgagacattggTCCGTTGTCTGCTGAAACTGTCAAATGCTTCCTTCTTCATAAATCACTGTGGATCAAAGCATCTTGTCAAACAGGTGTAAAATGTTCAACTTGATCTgtttctctggatctgttccgcGATGGTGAAATGACCTGCCTGTTGTTAGAAGATCAGCAGATAACTTAGCCATCTTCAAAGTcggcatgaattaaaaaaaatcattctaatTGTTTTTCACAGCAGTGGAGTGTTtatcataaattatttatttttgcacatcattatttttcattttacattatttgcacttgtaatctttagtCAAAACATTAACCTCATCCCTTCTGGAGGAATGGCCCGAGGCCtgcaatgactgacagattgTAACTGGCGTTCAAATCTTTCACCTTTTAACGATCCAATCAGTCGTCGGTGGATGAAATCAAGTCCCGCCTTTCTCATTTCAGAATTTGTTTCACTCGGGTTAACGTCACGATAAGGAAAGAAGCTCAATCGCTGCGTCCATTTAATGCCGACTTTAAGAATTGgctaaaaactatttttcatcAAAACCTGACCCATTAATACATACTTCTGTTTCTACTCATTTTTCTatccttacacacacacaaattgtaGTTTGTACCCAAGACATTAATATTTACAAGATGCTCCACTGCCGTTACAATGAATGGCgaggaatgcaacgctcaaCATGGCCGCCCTGATGAAGAAAGTCTTCCAGTAGAACGAGCCAATCATCAATCAGTAAAGACTGACGATTCTCTGGGGTCGGGCTCTTGTGATGAGGTGACCACGAAAGAGGTAAATTCAagcttagcaaaccaaagtttatgaataaattataaagttcaagttatgtttaaatatttatcgGAAATATGAAGTTTATTGTATCagcgattttagaaatatatgCCTTCCCCCATTCAGTAGATTGGACTGTAGACTGTGATGATACTTTGACGTAAATAGCTGCACAGATGTGTTGCGACCATGGCCGGCAAGTGGCACAACTAGAGTAAACggactttgtttcttctttttagtttgagaccagttttattacACTTATGCATTGTTGTGTTCTAACTGCTTCTATTTTTCACCTcaattgtaagtcgctttagaaaAAAgtgtctactaaatgactaaatgtaaatggtaaaCTCAACAATAATCACATGTAATATCTCGTTTCTTTTTTCTCAGAAGACACATCTGAATGGCTTGAGATGTCAGCAGAAGTCTTTGTCTGCTCTTCATTTGATCTCACAGCTGTTTCAGagagacatattttttttgtggtttctTGTTCCTGTGGGAATCTCCCTCCTGATGTTCTTTTTAAACACTGAGGAACTAAAAAATAATGTTGGTAGGTGAAGATCATATACACTCTACATTTTATATTCCTGCAGgcagttattattttttaacaggACCTTGTTTTTCAGTTTAAGTTTTACTAGTTATTGTATAGAAACCACATTTTTTGTTCAGCGTCCTTTTTGAATAGTCAAGAAGGAAATTTAAAGATAAGACTTAAGATTTACAAACACGAAATAGAAAGAATCTGTGTTTGACAACCTAAATACAGATTTAATAGGATATAAGATGTGATAGATGTgctgatgttttattgttatttatatgtACAGTCCTGAAGAGAATGCAGCAGTATGCAGGTACAGTGTGTCACCTGCTCTCTTCACTCATATACtacaatactttacatttatatactgacacattattcattaaatatcacaaacatcatcatcatcagttgtGATTCATATTCTCTGATCTCTCTCAGTGGATGTGACTCTGGATCCTGATACAGCAAATCCATATCTCATTCTGTCTGATGATAAGAAACAAGTGAGAACTGGAGACATGAAGAATAAACTTCCAGACAGCTCAAATAGGTTTAATGTTGGTGTAATTGTTCTGGGAAAGGAGGGATTCTCATCAGGGAGATTTTATTATGAGGTTCAGGTGAAGGGAAAGACTGAATGGACTTTAGGAGTGGTCAGAGAATCTGTTAACAGGAAGGGAGAGATCACACTGACACCAGTGAATGGATTCTGGACTGTAGTTCTAAGAAATGAGAATGAATATAAAGCTTGCGCTGATCCTGATGTCACACTGTCTCTGAGTGTAAAGCCACAgaatgtgggtgtgtttgtggattatgAGGAGGGTTTGGTCTCATTTTATGATCTGGAGTCCAGATCTCATATCTACTCTTACACTGATCAATCTTTCACTGAGAAACTCTATCCATATTTTGGCCCATGCTTGAATGATGAAGGTAAAAACTCAGAACCGTTGATCATTACAGCGTTCGATCAATTAAGTTTCAAACCTTATATGTACAATACTGGATAAAAGAACAATTTCtataattagaaaaaaatgataaagtagaattatattaatatttttctttatttgcgctccatttaaaaatacacagtaaatgcatattgtgttataaatgtAGTGTTAACATTTCTGCTTGATTCCGAAAGGTGATTTTCTGATATATAATgattacttaatattttttcttaaacgTAAACTTGATTTACCCTTAAAATTAACCAGATTAATAAAAAGAACATGCATAGTAAAAGTGAAAAATAGAGTTAAGAAACGATGGTACATGCAGTGGTGAAACAATGGTAATACCTTGATATATGCCATACtcctgttttattatatttttaataacttgatAGGAAGGTGGTGTCACATTATAACTAATCACAGGTCAGTTTCATCTTAACGCTTAACGCTTAAGTCTGGGAGACCATAACACCAATAGGATTCAGGGAAAGATCAGGTTAACAAATAATGATtgtattataaagtgttttaaaaaatttaaatctcCCCGAAAATGGATTATAGATTAAGACTGACCCTAATGTTGGTGTTGACAAGTAAAACATGATTCTGTGTGGTAGATTTCTTGAAATTAATTGAGTAAACTAACTGTTCTTGTTATTTTGTgcaaaatttaagttaaatcaTAAGATTTTTTCAGTGAGTTCAATTTAATTTGATCCGGTCCAACTCACTCTAACTTGTATAGaggatctttacttaattattttgtggtgggaCTGCATGAATTCTTTTAGTTTCAGTATTTTCAAAGTGAATTtatagttcccagcatgctttgcatgcgACAGCATTAGgagagtcatttttgtgaaagAAAGCTATTTAtgtgctttacaataaaattaatgacttgatagtgtttgtggttcttctgtggaggcggtgttcaacctgtCATAGATAAGTGCATTCCGGGACCTGGCGTTCCTGGCGCACTGTTCAACCTTTCAGGGATAAACTTTCAGCCCAGGTTTGAATGGTGAAGGTAAAAACTCCATTGAGCCATTGATCATACATGTCAGTCagttataataaatgaattcatcaacaaataaaagttttatgaaaataacacTTTCTATTTCTACCATCTGTTTAtgacataaacatacacaaatgGTATCCAAAGGTAGTGTGAGTCCAAAAGATTTACTTCACAAgatattttcattaatttagCATCTCTACAtgtcacacacgcacacgcacacacacacccacacacacacacacagacactggaGAGACTTGTGATGATAATGAAATTATAATCTGGCTATTCACTTGTTAAACAATTCTGCTCCTGTCTTCAAAGATGTTGTAATATGAgcaaatattatgtaatattaaaactatatcaaatgtcaaaataaaatattagtcAGTACATCAAATAACATAAATCAGATGTCAGGACCGTTTGGTTCATCTTCTTATTAATAAGAGATTCAAtgctctgtttttttacattttgcttcTGTCAGACCACACTGTAGtatgaaacatttctttatttatatttcagtttttcttaaattaaagTTAAGAATATTGAGTTCTGGTCAGAGATTGCTCCCTATGGTAAGGCCTGAATGTGATTGCATAGGTCAGCGGTATAATGTGAAAATATATAGTTCTCCGAATGTATAGTCATTTCACGATATAGACTTGACGTTGAATGTATGAGGTAAGTCATAAGATATatgctataaaatgtacatatatgaCTTATATAGCTTTGTTTGCGTGAGAAATACTCAATGttagtttttaacaaaaatgaagGCCACTGTCTAGACAAACTAAAACATCTTGTTTTCAGTTATCTGTGAGTACAATTAGAAATTCCAAGTATCCCGGAAATCCACAAGAGCAGGTGTGTCTATAGTGAAACCACAGAATATTTCTTCAATCATTGTACGAGTGAACACAGCTGATCTTCACTTTCAGGTAAGTGACAGAAATATAATACAGATTAATAATATACACTGCTTAACTCTGTCATATGTCAATCCAAAGTCAGTAGGACACACGCCGTTTAAAATATTCactgctttgttttgttgataaTGAAATGGTATCAGAATTTGATGTTAGGACAGGAAGAATTTAAAATgaccaacaaaatattttgaaatggcaAATTAGATCACTTTTGAGATTCTTTGTGTGGGCTAAAACAAAACTTGTCATGATCAGATACAGTAAGAAATTTCCAATAAACCCCCAAAACTACAAGAGCGGGTGTATCTTCACATTCGCAACAGGTAAATAACAACAAACGCTGCAGTAACTCACATTTACAGACATACATTATTATGCAGTAGAAATCAATCTGAGTAAATCTTTTCATGACTAGAAATGACTGCTTATCTATTAGGTGTTTCATAAATTAATCCCCATTTAACTGAGATAGATACCAGAAGAGAGTGAGGTAATGGGGTGGAAACATTCAAGGGACAGAAGTGAGAGACGGCTATTTATAGAGACTTCTCCGCGTGATTGTTATTGATAATGCTCCTTCCTGAATTGAGCTAAAGACACTTCTGTTTGCAGAttgtgaaagaaatgttttgtgtaaacCTTATGTTATTTAATGATGCTTCTTATAATCTGTTGCGTGAAAAATAGAACTCTTGTGAGAGTTATCGTGTGTGTTTGCCcttccaaaaatacaaatcGGAAAAAGGAGTGGATCACTGCCAGAAATTGACTCATGACTCAAGTATGTGAACATACCTGAAACATCATTGTTGtacaaaatgaaagtgaaactaACTACATTGGTAGTGACGCATTTAACTACTCAGTTTTCTCAGCTACAAAATGTGTCCTGTTCCTGAATATATTTGCCAGGTCATGAACAATTGTTATGActtcatacaaaataaaaaataaaaggaagTGGGAAAACTATATATGGCAGAATATTAATGGTTTATATTTAGTAAATATGATGTACGACGGGAGTACCctataaatcaaacaaattgGCAGATGGGATTTTAGGTAGCTTATCTTATTATAAAATCCCCTTTTACAATCGTGTGTGAATGATATGTGTGCATGCACTTCACctaatgttaatgtatttattgtacTTAATCAGCTGTAATGAACGCTAAGGCTTTGTTTGATgcatattataataaacaatagGTAGCGTCACAGTTGAAGTCTTTTTTTGTTAAGAGTGAACATTGACAAATCAGTATATCTAAAGGTTTTAAAGAAAATGCTAAACGTCTCCAAATGTTTGACAGTCAGTGTTGGtgatataattttataatttccTTTGCAGTGATGTCATCCTCCAGAGATTCTATAAATAGAAGCCTTATATGTTCAATCTGTCAGGATGTGTTCAATGATCCAGTCAGCACCCCATGTGGACACAACTTCTGTAAGATCTGTCTCAGTACATACTGGAACACCGGACAAGACTACAGATGTCCAAACTGTAACAGAACTTTTAACCAGAGACCTGATCTCAATATTAATACAACACTCAGAGACCTTGTGGATCACTTCAAACAAGCTGAAGTTGTGTGTGACATCTGTACTGAAGGAAAGCTGAAGGCTGTGAAGTCGTGTCTGGTGTGTCAGAGCTCTTACTGTGAAACTCACCTGGAGTCTCATTTGAGAGTGTCAGgattacagaaacacaaactgattGATCCTGTGAAGAATCTGCAGGATTATATATGTCAGAAACACGAGAGACCTCTGGAGCTCTTCTGTAGAGATGATCAGACAGAGTTGTGTCTGTTTTGCACTGAAGGAGATAAGAACCACaacactgttcctttaagagaggTGAGCATCATTAAAGGAAGAGTTCACTCAAACAGACTCATCCTTCTGTGTGACTTTCTGTCCTCTATATGGATGGTATGCATAAAATGTTCATGCTGATCTTCTTCATTGGTCAGAAATTTTCTTTGGATGTtaagaccatttaaaaaaaaaaggttcttctatccCTGATCACATTGTTTATACGTAGGTATTTGTGCGTTAAGTTTAAAAGCACAAAGCATACACATTTGTACTTGTTTAATGATGCTGAAACATTAAATTTGCATGTTTTACAACATATAAAACGTAAAAATTGCTGCGTATTTTTAGCTAAAAAAgccaaaatatttataaagctcGTATCTTATTAAGATATATGTATCAGCCATTTCAATAATTGTATGGAATAGcgatttatatttttagaccCCTTAACCTTAACCTAATAGCGAAtataaaaagatataaaatgaCCGATATATGCAGGAAAATTATCAATATACCATTAAATGCTATTTTATAATCAAAAATCCTACTACTTCTTCCTCTAAACCTAAccattactttttcttaaaaatatgtgCAGTATAAAGAAAAACACGACAGACAGATAAGtgcaataacaataacaatagtTTTACATAAATACAGACGACGTGTTGCAGTCGCAGTCCTCTCTGGTGGAATACAACAGTTTTGTGTGGGGAACAGAGCAGATTTTAAGTTGTAAATCGCTGAAAATATCTGATTACCCACTCCTTGAAAATGAGCATTTGTCCTACAACCACACCTCAGCAGAAACAGGGCATGTCACAATCTGTGATAAGTAAAATGTATTCCTTTTGTAAATATTCTGCGTAAATATTCTGtagaaaacacatttcatgGCAAACAAAGCAAAGCTTACATGATAAGTAATGGTTAAACGATTGCAGAAATGTATATTCTTTAAGAGTTAAACTCTTGTTTCTTCCAAACGAGTTGGCAGTAGAAATCTCACAGTACCTGAATCATTTCATAATAAGTAAACTAGTAAACTTTAAATGCAATTGAAAACATAATCCCATTTATAGgccaaataaatacaatataagaaaataaatatgaatgcaGTGATTACGATATGCATAAGGATTCATTTGTAAGTCTATAAAGTTGTTCATATGTAAATAATTAACGTCTTATGTGTTGTCAATACGTCAGTATTGTGCATTTAGATGAtgtaaatacgtcagtgttTTGCGTTTTATTGTTTGTACAAACGTTAGTAAATATACGTTTTCTAAAACTACACATGAATTCTCATGAGATAtcgcatcgtgaagcacctttatttttaagagtttatatGCGTTTTTTCCAATGAGTATTTCCATGCTGATTTTCTTCTCTTCTGCTGTAGATTGACTCACTCATGTGCCGTCCTTCAAACAGTATGAGGAATAAGGACAAACTGAGTACAGCTGGTAGGTAAACATGGAATACACCATACAGAGGtgtacaaaacacaatgacTTATCTTTCTGTCTGAG comes from Triplophysa dalaica isolate WHDGS20190420 chromosome 25, ASM1584641v1, whole genome shotgun sequence and encodes:
- the LOC130415648 gene encoding E3 ubiquitin-protein ligase TRIM39-like; this encodes MPSQKKMRQKRRENHRRDASEVSSSMQMWIESFSKTPVMSSSSDPVTERLLCSICLDVFSDPVSTPCGHNFCKICLNTHWDNSQYRRCPNCNETFKQRPDLKINTTLRDLVDEHKRKSHEEQPAAEVVCDICTEGKLKAVKSCLVCQSSYCETHLESHLRVSGLQKHKLIDPVKNLQDYICQKHGRPLELFCRDDHTCVCLSCTDGDHKNHNTVPIEEETEEKKIQLLKTQTDMQQMIHDRIKKIYDIKHSTDLRRSELLEMMEEKQKAAEKHDEDVIKDLEQEITELKKRNIELEQISHTEHHLQLIQFVPKTLIFTRCSTAVTMNGEECNAQHGRPDEESLPVERANHQSVKTDDSLGSGSCDEVTTKEKTHLNGLRCQQKSLSALHLISQLFQRDIFFLWFLVPVGISLLMFFLNTEELKNNVVLKRMQQYAVDVTLDPDTANPYLILSDDKKQVRTGDMKNKLPDSSNRFNVGVIVLGKEGFSSGRFYYEVQVKGKTEWTLGVVRESVNRKGEITLTPVNGFWTVVLRNENEYKACADPDVTLSLSVKPQNVGVFVDYEEGLVSFYDLESRSHIYSYTDQSFTEKLYPYFGPCLNDEGKNSEPLIITAFDQLSFKPYMYNTG